Proteins from one Mycolicibacter virginiensis genomic window:
- a CDS encoding PH domain-containing protein, whose amino-acid sequence MTQDGHEQTEWSPPAGGIAGCALVGAVLAIGAATVATDTPGRVLASVAGVGLMVFAGLSWRARPKLALTFDGLELRGWWRTRVLTPDSLTRLRVTEYQRIGRKHRLLEIETLDDELLILSRWDLGTDPRDVFETLSAAGYTGR is encoded by the coding sequence ATGACTCAGGACGGGCATGAGCAGACGGAGTGGTCGCCACCGGCGGGTGGAATCGCCGGTTGCGCGCTGGTCGGGGCGGTACTAGCCATCGGCGCTGCGACGGTCGCCACCGATACGCCGGGACGCGTTTTGGCCAGCGTTGCCGGAGTGGGTCTGATGGTGTTTGCCGGGCTGTCGTGGCGGGCCCGGCCCAAGCTGGCGCTGACTTTCGACGGCCTCGAGCTGCGCGGTTGGTGGCGCACCCGAGTGCTCACCCCGGACAGCCTCACTCGGCTTCGGGTCACGGAGTATCAGCGCATCGGGCGCAAGCATCGGCTACTGGAGATCGAGACTCTCGATGACGAGTTGCTGATCTTGTCGCGGTGGGATTTAGGAACCGACCCACGCGATGTGTTCGAAACACTGTCAGCGGCCGGCTACACCGGCCGCTGA
- a CDS encoding aminodeoxychorismate/anthranilate synthase component II: MRILVVDNYDSFVFNLVQYLGQLGVEAAVWRNDDARLADPATAVADFDGVLLSPGPGTPERAGASIALVGACAAAGIPVLGVCLGHQAIGVAFGGTVGRAPELLHGKTSTVFHSDAGVLKGLPDPFTATRYHSLTILPETLPPVLEATARTRGGVIMAVRHTELPIHGVQFHPESILTEGGHRMLANWLGYCGYACDDALVRRLEDEIAATVQTARPPAPVP; this comes from the coding sequence GTGCGGATCCTCGTCGTCGACAATTACGACAGCTTTGTGTTCAACCTGGTCCAGTATCTGGGCCAGTTGGGTGTAGAGGCTGCCGTCTGGCGTAACGACGACGCCCGCCTCGCCGACCCTGCCACTGCGGTGGCCGACTTCGACGGGGTGCTGCTCAGCCCCGGACCGGGCACGCCCGAACGGGCCGGCGCCTCGATCGCCCTGGTCGGTGCGTGCGCAGCCGCGGGGATCCCCGTGCTGGGAGTTTGTCTGGGGCACCAAGCGATCGGCGTGGCCTTCGGTGGCACCGTGGGCCGGGCGCCGGAGCTGCTGCACGGCAAGACCAGCACGGTCTTTCACTCCGATGCCGGGGTCCTCAAGGGTCTGCCGGACCCATTCACGGCCACCCGCTACCACTCGTTGACGATCCTGCCCGAGACGCTGCCCCCCGTTCTGGAGGCGACGGCGCGCACCCGCGGCGGCGTGATCATGGCGGTCCGGCACACCGAGCTGCCCATCCACGGGGTGCAGTTCCACCCGGAGTCCATCCTCACCGAGGGCGGTCACCGGATGCTGGCCAACTGGCTGGGTTACTGCGGGTATGCCTGCGACGACGCTTTGGTGCGTCGGCTCGAGGACGAGATCGCCGCGACTGTGCAGACCGCTCGCCCGCCCGCCCCTGTTCCGTAG
- the gyrB gene encoding DNA topoisomerase (ATP-hydrolyzing) subunit B, with the protein MLTCEPEESSPTVAAQNKYGADSIKVLEGLEAVRKRPGMYIGSTGERGLHHLIWEVVDNAVDEAMAGYASKVTVRILEDGGVEVTDDGRGIPVAMHATGVPTVDVVMTVLHAGGKFEEGAYSVSGGLHGVGVSVVNALSTRLEADIFRDGYEWFQTYDKSVPGTLRKGEKSKKSGTTIRFWADPDIFETTTYDFETVARRLQEMAFLNKGLTIDLTDERVRVEEVVDEVVSDTAEAPKTAEEQAAEAVAPHKVKHRVFHYPGGLRDFVQHINRSKTAIHPTIVDFDGKGTGHEVEIALQWNGGYSESVHTFANTINTAEGGTHEEGFRSALTSVVNKYAKDKKLLKDKDPNLTGDDIREGLAAVISVKVSQPQFEGQTKTKLGNTEVKSFVQKVCNEQLGHWFEANPAEAKTIINKAVSSAQARMAARKARELVRRKSATDLGGLPGKLADCRSNDPSKSELYVVEGDSAGGSAKSGRDSMFQAILPLRGKIINVEKARIDRVLKNNEVQAIITALGTGIHDEFDISKLRYHKIVLMADADVDGQHISTLLLTLLFRFMRPLVEHGHVFLAQPPLYKLKWQRGNDAEFAYSDRERDGLLEAGKAAGKKINMDDGIQRYKGLGEMDAKELWETTMDPSVRVLRQITLDDAAAADELFSILMGEDVEARRSFITRNAKDVRFLDV; encoded by the coding sequence ATGCTGACTTGCGAACCTGAGGAGAGCTCCCCGACCGTGGCTGCCCAAAACAAATATGGTGCCGATTCGATCAAGGTTCTCGAAGGCCTCGAAGCAGTCCGTAAAAGACCCGGTATGTACATCGGCTCCACCGGTGAACGCGGTCTCCACCACCTGATCTGGGAGGTTGTCGACAACGCCGTCGACGAGGCCATGGCCGGCTACGCCTCGAAGGTGACCGTCCGCATCCTCGAAGACGGTGGCGTCGAGGTCACCGATGACGGTCGAGGCATCCCGGTGGCCATGCACGCCACCGGCGTACCCACCGTGGACGTCGTCATGACCGTGCTGCACGCCGGCGGAAAGTTCGAAGAAGGCGCCTACAGCGTCTCCGGTGGTCTGCACGGCGTCGGTGTCTCGGTGGTCAACGCCCTGTCGACGCGCCTGGAAGCCGACATCTTCCGAGACGGCTACGAGTGGTTCCAGACCTACGACAAGTCGGTTCCGGGAACCCTGCGCAAGGGTGAGAAGAGCAAGAAGAGCGGCACCACGATCCGGTTCTGGGCGGATCCGGACATCTTCGAGACCACTACTTATGACTTCGAGACCGTCGCACGTCGGTTGCAGGAGATGGCGTTCCTCAACAAGGGCCTGACCATCGACCTGACCGACGAGCGGGTGCGCGTCGAAGAGGTCGTTGACGAAGTGGTCAGCGATACCGCCGAAGCACCGAAGACCGCCGAGGAACAGGCCGCCGAGGCAGTCGCCCCGCACAAGGTCAAGCACCGGGTCTTCCATTACCCGGGCGGGCTGCGCGATTTCGTTCAACACATCAACCGCAGCAAGACCGCGATCCACCCGACCATCGTCGACTTCGACGGCAAGGGAACCGGACACGAAGTCGAGATCGCTTTGCAGTGGAACGGTGGTTACTCGGAGTCGGTGCACACCTTCGCCAACACCATCAACACCGCCGAAGGCGGCACCCACGAGGAGGGCTTCCGGTCGGCGTTGACCAGCGTGGTCAACAAGTACGCCAAAGACAAGAAGCTGCTCAAAGACAAGGATCCCAACCTCACCGGTGACGACATCCGCGAGGGCTTGGCCGCGGTCATCTCGGTGAAGGTGTCCCAGCCGCAGTTCGAGGGGCAGACCAAGACCAAACTGGGCAACACCGAGGTCAAGTCGTTCGTGCAGAAGGTCTGCAATGAGCAGCTCGGCCACTGGTTCGAGGCCAACCCCGCCGAAGCCAAGACCATCATCAACAAAGCGGTCTCTTCGGCGCAGGCTCGGATGGCCGCCCGCAAAGCCCGAGAATTGGTGCGGCGCAAGAGCGCAACGGATCTCGGCGGTCTGCCCGGAAAGCTGGCCGACTGCCGCTCTAATGACCCGAGTAAGTCCGAACTGTATGTGGTGGAGGGTGATTCAGCCGGCGGCTCGGCCAAGAGTGGCCGCGACTCGATGTTCCAGGCGATCCTGCCGCTGCGCGGCAAGATCATCAACGTCGAGAAGGCGCGTATCGACCGTGTGCTGAAGAACAACGAGGTTCAGGCGATTATCACCGCTCTGGGCACCGGTATTCACGACGAGTTCGACATCTCCAAGCTGCGCTATCACAAGATCGTGCTGATGGCCGACGCCGACGTCGACGGCCAGCACATCTCCACGCTGCTGCTCACCCTGCTGTTCCGTTTCATGCGGCCGCTGGTGGAGCACGGCCACGTGTTCTTGGCGCAGCCGCCGCTGTACAAGCTCAAGTGGCAGCGCGGCAACGACGCCGAATTCGCCTACTCCGACCGCGAACGCGACGGTCTGCTCGAAGCCGGCAAAGCCGCCGGCAAGAAGATCAACATGGATGACGGCATTCAGCGCTACAAGGGTCTCGGTGAGATGGACGCCAAGGAGTTGTGGGAGACCACGATGGACCCGAGCGTGCGGGTGCTGCGTCAGATCACCCTCGACGACGCTGCTGCCGCGGACGAGCTGTTCTCGATCCTGATGGGCGAGGACGTTGAGGCCCGCCGCAGCTTCATCACGCGGAACGCGAAAGACGTTCGCTTCTTGGACGTTTAG
- the gyrA gene encoding DNA gyrase subunit A: MTDTTLPPGDDSVDRIEPVDIQQEMQRSYIDYAMSVIVGRALPEVRDGLKPVHRRVLYAMYDSGFRPDRSHAKSARSVAETMGNYHPHGDASIYDTLVRMAQPWSLRYPLVDGQGNFGSPGNDPAAAMRYTEARLTPLAMEMLREIDEETVDFVPNYDGRVQEPTVLPSRFPNLLANGSGGIAVGMATNIPPHNLRELAEAVFWCLDNHEADEETTLEAVMERVKGPDFPTSGLIVGSQGINDAYRTGRGSIRMRGVVEIEEDSRGRALLVITELPYQVNHDNFITSIAEQVRDGKLVGIANIEDQSSDRVGLRIVVEIKRDAVAKVVLNNLYKHTQLQTSFGANMLSIVDGVPRTLRLDQMIRYYVAHQLDVIVRRTRYRLRKAEERAHILRGLVKALDALDEVIALIRASQTVDIARQGLIELLDIDDIQAQAILDMQLRRLAALERQKIIDELAKIEAEIADLKDILDKPERQRAIVHDELAELVEKHGDDRRTRIIAADGDVADEDLIAREDVVVTITETGYAKRTKTDLYRSQKRGGKGVQGAGLKQDDIVAHFFVCSTHDWILFFTTQGRVYRAKAYDLPEALRTARGQHVANLLAFQPEERIAQVIQIKSYEDAPYLVLATRNGLVKKSKLTDFDSNRSGGIVAINLRDGDELVGAVLCSAEEDLLLVSANGQSIRFSATDDALRPMGRATSGVQGMRFNADDRLLSLNVVREDTYLLVATAGGYAKRTAIEEYTAQGRGGKGILTIQYDPKRGSLVGALIVDDESELYAITSGGGVIRTAARQVRKAGRQTKGVRLMNLGEGDTLIAIARNADEEAADEDSGS, encoded by the coding sequence ATGACAGACACCACGCTGCCACCCGGAGACGACTCGGTAGACCGGATCGAACCGGTCGACATCCAGCAGGAGATGCAGCGCAGCTACATCGACTACGCCATGAGCGTGATCGTGGGCCGTGCACTGCCCGAGGTGCGTGACGGTCTCAAGCCGGTGCACCGCCGCGTGCTCTACGCGATGTATGACTCCGGATTCCGTCCCGACCGCAGCCACGCGAAATCCGCACGGTCGGTTGCCGAGACGATGGGTAACTACCACCCGCACGGCGACGCCTCGATCTACGACACCCTGGTCCGGATGGCCCAGCCGTGGTCGCTGCGTTACCCGCTGGTCGACGGCCAGGGCAACTTCGGTTCGCCGGGCAATGACCCCGCGGCCGCCATGCGTTACACCGAGGCCCGGCTGACCCCGCTGGCCATGGAGATGCTGCGCGAAATCGACGAGGAAACGGTCGATTTCGTCCCGAACTACGACGGCCGGGTGCAAGAGCCGACGGTGTTGCCGAGCCGGTTCCCGAACCTGCTGGCCAACGGTTCCGGCGGTATCGCAGTCGGTATGGCAACCAACATCCCGCCGCACAACCTGCGCGAACTCGCCGAAGCGGTGTTCTGGTGCCTGGACAACCACGAGGCCGACGAAGAGACCACCCTGGAAGCGGTGATGGAGCGGGTCAAGGGCCCCGACTTCCCCACCTCCGGCCTGATCGTCGGTTCGCAGGGCATCAATGACGCCTACCGAACCGGGCGCGGCTCCATCCGGATGCGCGGCGTCGTTGAGATCGAGGAGGACTCGCGTGGGCGGGCCCTGCTGGTCATCACCGAGCTGCCGTACCAGGTCAACCACGACAACTTCATCACGTCGATCGCCGAGCAGGTGCGCGACGGAAAGTTGGTGGGAATCGCCAACATTGAAGACCAGAGCAGTGACCGCGTGGGCCTGCGCATCGTCGTCGAGATCAAGCGCGACGCGGTGGCCAAGGTGGTGCTGAACAACCTCTACAAGCACACCCAGTTGCAGACCAGCTTCGGCGCCAACATGCTCTCGATCGTCGACGGGGTGCCGCGCACCCTGCGGCTGGATCAGATGATCCGCTACTACGTGGCGCATCAGCTGGATGTCATCGTTCGGCGTACCCGCTACCGGCTCCGTAAAGCCGAAGAGCGCGCCCACATCCTGCGCGGTCTGGTCAAGGCTCTCGATGCGCTCGACGAGGTGATCGCCCTCATCCGGGCATCGCAGACCGTCGACATCGCTCGCCAGGGCCTGATCGAGCTGCTCGACATCGATGACATTCAGGCACAAGCGATCCTGGACATGCAGCTGCGCCGGCTGGCGGCGCTGGAACGCCAGAAGATCATCGATGAATTGGCCAAGATCGAGGCCGAGATCGCCGATCTCAAGGACATCCTGGACAAGCCGGAACGACAGCGCGCGATCGTGCACGACGAGTTGGCGGAGCTCGTCGAGAAGCACGGCGACGACCGGCGCACCCGGATCATCGCCGCCGACGGGGACGTCGCCGACGAAGATCTGATCGCCCGTGAGGACGTGGTGGTCACCATCACCGAGACCGGCTACGCCAAGCGCACCAAGACCGATCTGTACCGCAGCCAGAAGCGCGGCGGTAAGGGTGTACAGGGCGCCGGCCTCAAGCAGGACGACATCGTCGCGCACTTCTTCGTCTGCTCCACGCACGACTGGATCCTGTTTTTCACCACGCAGGGCCGGGTGTACCGAGCCAAGGCCTACGACTTGCCGGAGGCGTTGCGCACCGCACGCGGCCAGCACGTCGCCAACCTGCTGGCCTTCCAGCCCGAAGAGCGCATCGCTCAGGTCATCCAGATCAAGAGCTACGAAGACGCGCCGTATCTGGTGTTGGCCACCCGCAACGGTCTGGTCAAGAAGTCCAAGCTGACCGACTTCGACTCCAACCGGTCCGGTGGCATTGTCGCGATCAACCTGCGCGACGGGGACGAACTGGTGGGCGCGGTGCTGTGCTCCGCCGAGGAGGACCTGCTGCTGGTGTCGGCGAACGGTCAGTCCATCCGGTTCTCGGCGACCGACGACGCGCTGCGGCCGATGGGGCGCGCCACCTCCGGTGTGCAGGGCATGCGGTTCAACGCCGATGACCGGCTGCTGTCGCTCAACGTGGTCCGCGAGGACACTTATCTGCTGGTGGCCACGGCGGGCGGGTACGCCAAGCGCACGGCGATCGAGGAGTACACCGCGCAGGGTCGCGGCGGCAAGGGCATCCTGACCATTCAGTATGACCCGAAGCGCGGTTCGCTGGTTGGGGCCCTGATCGTCGACGACGAGAGCGAGCTCTACGCGATCACCTCCGGTGGCGGCGTGATTCGCACCGCGGCACGGCAGGTTCGCAAGGCCGGACGGCAGACTAAGGGCGTTCGGTTGATGAACTTGGGTGAGGGCGACACACTGATAGCGATTGCGCGGAACGCTGACGAAGAGGCGGCCGACGAGGACTCGGGTAGCTAA
- a CDS encoding DUF3566 domain-containing protein: MSAPNEPGHPGNGGKAESAGNGPAEPGQRPPGRPGRITETGEAPPWQRGGQARPPAPARPGDGGAHSAGVDERIRRFVSGTAAPTAPPAPGAPQQAAAKPPAQPAKPPAPPAKPAAKAAPPVKPAQPDDAYASELPDLSEPAQRRSPARRPQVSAGTRGPLRASMQIRRIDPWSALKVSLLLSTALFFVWMIAVAVLYVALGAMGVWSKLNSNVGDLLTNNSAAELVSAGSIFGGAALIGLVNVVVLTAMATLGVVIYNLSTDVVGGVEVTLADRD; the protein is encoded by the coding sequence GTGAGCGCACCGAACGAGCCGGGGCACCCGGGCAATGGGGGCAAGGCGGAGTCGGCCGGAAACGGTCCGGCCGAGCCAGGTCAACGGCCCCCGGGCCGTCCCGGCCGGATCACCGAGACCGGGGAAGCCCCGCCGTGGCAGCGCGGCGGCCAGGCCCGCCCGCCCGCACCGGCTCGACCCGGCGACGGCGGGGCGCACTCCGCCGGCGTTGACGAGCGGATCCGCCGGTTCGTGTCCGGTACGGCTGCCCCGACGGCGCCTCCCGCCCCCGGCGCACCGCAGCAGGCTGCGGCCAAGCCGCCGGCCCAGCCCGCCAAGCCGCCGGCTCCACCGGCCAAGCCGGCCGCCAAGGCCGCGCCACCGGTGAAGCCCGCCCAGCCCGACGACGCCTACGCCAGCGAGTTGCCGGATCTGTCCGAACCGGCGCAGCGGCGGTCTCCGGCCCGCCGCCCGCAGGTATCGGCGGGCACGCGCGGGCCGCTGCGCGCCAGCATGCAGATCCGCCGAATCGACCCCTGGAGCGCGCTCAAGGTGTCGTTGCTGCTGTCGACGGCGCTGTTCTTCGTCTGGATGATCGCGGTGGCAGTGCTGTACGTCGCTTTGGGCGCCATGGGCGTCTGGAGCAAGCTGAACAGCAATGTGGGCGACCTGTTGACCAACAACAGTGCCGCCGAACTGGTTTCCGCCGGTTCGATTTTCGGCGGCGCCGCGCTGATCGGGCTGGTGAATGTCGTGGTGCTGACCGCGATGGCCACCCTCGGCGTGGTGATCTACAACCTCAGTACCGACGTGGTCGGCGGTGTGGAGGTAACCCTGGCCGACCGGGACTGA
- the recF gene encoding DNA replication/repair protein RecF (All proteins in this family for which functions are known are DNA-binding proteins that assist the filamentation of RecA onto DNA for the initiation of recombination or recombinational repair.): protein MYVRHVGLRDFRSWAHVDLELEPGATVLVGPNGFGKTNLVEALWYSSTLGSHRVATDAPLIRSGATRAVVSTIVVNEGRELAVDLEIAAGRANKVRLNRAPVRHAREVVGVLRAVLFAPEDLALVRGDPGERRRYLDELASVRRPRIAGVRADYDKVLRQRTALLKSAPGALHRGDRAVLDTLDVWDSQLALHGAELMAARIDLVNQLAPEVEKAYQLLAPGTRTAAVAYRPKLELPVGAENPSAVELQEALLAELARRRSAELERGVCLVGPHRDELELRLGDRPVKGFASHGESWSMALALRLASYELLRSEGAEPVLLLDDVFAELDAARRRALAGVAASAEQVLITAAVPDDVPADWHARRIRIAVTEGDEGRVSGLMDEAS, encoded by the coding sequence GTGTATGTCCGCCACGTGGGCCTGCGGGATTTCCGGTCCTGGGCGCACGTTGATCTGGAACTGGAACCGGGCGCGACGGTGCTGGTCGGACCGAATGGCTTTGGGAAGACCAATCTCGTTGAAGCACTGTGGTATTCGTCCACTTTAGGATCCCACCGGGTGGCCACGGACGCGCCACTGATTCGATCGGGCGCCACCCGCGCAGTGGTGTCCACCATCGTGGTGAACGAGGGGCGCGAACTCGCTGTCGATTTGGAGATCGCCGCAGGTCGGGCCAACAAGGTGCGGCTCAACCGTGCGCCGGTGCGCCACGCCCGCGAAGTCGTGGGGGTGCTGCGTGCGGTGTTGTTCGCCCCCGAAGATTTGGCGCTGGTGCGCGGGGATCCCGGTGAGCGCCGCCGCTACCTGGACGAACTGGCCAGCGTGCGCCGTCCGCGGATCGCCGGGGTACGCGCCGACTACGACAAGGTGCTACGACAGCGCACCGCGCTGCTCAAAAGTGCCCCGGGCGCACTGCACCGCGGTGATCGAGCGGTGCTCGACACCCTTGACGTCTGGGACTCCCAATTGGCGTTGCACGGCGCTGAGCTGATGGCCGCCCGCATTGATCTGGTCAACCAGTTGGCGCCGGAAGTCGAGAAGGCCTATCAACTCCTGGCGCCCGGCACCAGAACCGCCGCCGTGGCCTATCGGCCGAAACTCGAGCTCCCCGTCGGTGCCGAGAACCCGAGCGCGGTCGAACTGCAAGAAGCCCTGCTCGCGGAGCTGGCGCGTCGCCGCAGTGCGGAATTGGAACGCGGCGTGTGCCTGGTCGGCCCGCACCGCGACGAGCTGGAGTTGCGGCTCGGCGACCGACCGGTGAAAGGTTTTGCCAGCCATGGTGAGTCATGGTCAATGGCTCTGGCGCTGCGACTGGCTTCCTATGAATTACTCCGCAGCGAAGGCGCCGAGCCCGTGCTGTTGCTCGACGATGTCTTCGCCGAACTAGACGCCGCGCGGCGCCGGGCGCTGGCCGGCGTCGCTGCGTCGGCAGAGCAGGTCTTGATCACCGCCGCCGTCCCCGACGATGTCCCCGCCGACTGGCACGCCCGCCGTATTCGTATCGCGGTCACTGAAGGCGACGAGGGCAGGGTGTCGGGATTGATGGACGAAGCTTCGTGA
- a CDS encoding peptidylprolyl isomerase, translated as MADCDPMTSSSIATATATLHTNRGDIKIALFGNHAPKTVANFVGLAQGTKEYSTTNASGGSSGPFYDGAVFHRVIGGFMIQGGDPTGTGRGGPGYKFEDEFHPELVFDKPYLLAMANAGPGTNGSQFFITVGQTPHLNRKHTIFGEVVDADSQAVVDAIATTATDRADRPTEPVVIESITVA; from the coding sequence ATGGCAGACTGTGATCCCATGACCTCCAGCTCCATTGCCACCGCAACTGCCACGCTGCACACCAACCGCGGCGACATCAAGATCGCGCTGTTCGGCAACCACGCCCCCAAGACCGTGGCCAACTTCGTCGGCCTGGCCCAGGGCACCAAGGAGTACTCGACCACCAACGCCTCCGGCGGCTCGTCGGGTCCGTTCTACGACGGCGCGGTGTTCCACCGGGTGATCGGCGGATTCATGATCCAGGGCGGCGACCCGACCGGTACCGGCCGCGGCGGCCCCGGTTACAAGTTCGAGGACGAGTTCCACCCCGAGCTGGTGTTCGACAAGCCCTACCTGCTGGCGATGGCCAACGCCGGACCGGGCACCAACGGCTCGCAGTTCTTCATCACCGTGGGCCAGACCCCGCACTTGAACCGCAAGCACACCATTTTCGGTGAGGTCGTGGACGCGGACTCACAGGCCGTCGTGGACGCCATCGCCACCACCGCGACCGACCGTGCCGACCGGCCTACGGAGCCTGTCGTCATCGAGTCGATCACCGTCGCCTAA
- a CDS encoding DUF721 family protein: MTDFDESHDEPALQPPAHLAGLTGMDLVRRTLAEAREAARSQGKDVGQGRRAPLRRRTPGTGGGRRSWSGPGPDRRDPQSLGAATRDLAQSRGWSAQVAEGTVLGQWRSVVGDDIASHATPTRLSDGVLSVAAESTAWATQLRLVQAQLLAKIAAAVGDGVVKTLKITGPTAPSWRKGPLHVSGRGPRDTYG, translated from the coding sequence GTGACCGACTTCGACGAATCTCACGACGAACCGGCTCTGCAGCCACCGGCGCACCTGGCCGGCCTGACCGGCATGGATCTTGTCCGCCGGACGCTGGCCGAAGCACGCGAAGCGGCCCGCAGCCAGGGCAAAGACGTCGGGCAAGGCCGCCGGGCTCCGCTGCGCCGCCGTACCCCGGGCACCGGCGGTGGCCGCCGCAGTTGGTCGGGGCCGGGACCGGATCGCCGGGATCCCCAGAGCCTGGGCGCCGCCACCCGAGATTTGGCGCAATCCCGGGGCTGGTCTGCTCAGGTGGCCGAAGGCACGGTGCTGGGTCAATGGCGCTCCGTGGTCGGTGACGACATCGCTTCGCACGCAACTCCCACCCGGCTCTCCGACGGGGTGCTCAGCGTCGCGGCCGAATCGACGGCCTGGGCCACCCAGTTACGCCTGGTCCAGGCCCAATTGCTGGCCAAGATCGCCGCGGCCGTCGGCGACGGCGTGGTGAAGACGCTCAAGATCACCGGCCCGACGGCTCCTTCCTGGCGCAAAGGGCCGCTCCACGTCTCGGGTCGGGGCCCACGCGACACCTACGGCTGA
- the crgA gene encoding cell division protein CrgA, translating to MPKSKVRKKTTSFAPSSVSRTPVKVKGGPSSTWFVALFLGLMLLGLVWLMVYQLGATGLDAPAALNWMAELGPWNYAIAFAFMITGLLLTMRWH from the coding sequence ATGCCCAAGTCCAAGGTTCGCAAGAAGACCACCAGTTTCGCCCCCTCGTCGGTGAGCCGTACCCCGGTCAAGGTCAAAGGCGGCCCATCGAGCACATGGTTCGTCGCACTGTTCTTGGGGCTGATGCTCCTCGGACTGGTGTGGCTGATGGTGTATCAGCTGGGGGCCACCGGGCTGGACGCCCCCGCGGCGCTCAACTGGATGGCTGAGCTGGGCCCGTGGAACTATGCCATCGCGTTTGCCTTCATGATCACCGGGCTGTTGCTCACCATGCGCTGGCACTGA
- a CDS encoding DUF881 domain-containing protein: MERNGLPSSGRRSPWRLGVPLVCLLAGLLLAATHGVSGGKEIRRGDAPRLVDLVRATQATVEELTAQRDTLAAGVGSVHGRGSGVALSAMRKRSEQLAEAAGLEAMHGPGLVVTLTDAQRDANGRFPRDASPDDLVVHQQDISAVLNALWSAGAEAVQMQDQRITAASAPRCVGNTLLLDGRTYSPPYVVTAIGDPAAMQAALAADPLITLYKQYVIRFGLGYSEQVGTDLAVAETPAVARMRYAVPAGPVDY, encoded by the coding sequence ATGGAGCGCAACGGGCTGCCGTCTTCCGGCCGCCGCTCCCCGTGGCGGCTCGGAGTCCCGCTGGTCTGCCTACTGGCCGGCCTGCTGTTGGCGGCCACGCACGGGGTCTCCGGCGGCAAAGAGATCCGGCGCGGCGACGCCCCCCGGCTGGTTGACCTGGTCCGCGCAACCCAGGCCACGGTGGAAGAACTCACCGCGCAACGTGACACGTTGGCAGCCGGCGTGGGGTCCGTGCACGGCCGAGGCTCCGGGGTTGCCCTGTCTGCGATGCGCAAACGCAGCGAGCAGCTCGCCGAGGCCGCCGGCCTGGAGGCGATGCACGGCCCGGGCCTGGTGGTGACCCTGACCGACGCCCAGCGCGACGCCAACGGCCGGTTTCCCCGGGACGCCTCCCCCGACGACCTGGTGGTGCACCAACAGGACATCTCCGCCGTGCTCAACGCGTTGTGGAGCGCCGGCGCCGAAGCGGTGCAGATGCAGGACCAGCGGATCACCGCGGCGTCGGCGCCGCGGTGCGTGGGCAACACCCTGCTCTTGGACGGCCGAACCTACAGCCCCCCGTACGTGGTGACCGCAATCGGTGACCCGGCCGCGATGCAGGCCGCCTTGGCCGCCGATCCCCTGATCACGCTGTACAAGCAGTACGTGATCCGGTTCGGCCTGGGCTACAGCGAACAGGTGGGGACGGATCTCGCGGTTGCCGAGACGCCGGCCGTCGCCCGGATGCGCTATGCCGTGCCGGCCGGGCCGGTGGACTATTGA
- the cwsA gene encoding cell wall synthesis protein CwsA, with protein MRLATETPLTHRERLTRGLAHTAAGPVDVALGAAGLSGAAVRRGAVELRRRYRESQLSDRVAEAAEAAARELAAAQEAVAGFPELLEGRPPRRHVRRSWVIVAAAGAALLAGGVVAVLIRRSNRPQESSPRPPSVDAQHKI; from the coding sequence ATGCGCCTGGCGACCGAGACCCCGCTGACCCACCGAGAGCGCCTGACACGGGGGCTCGCCCATACCGCTGCCGGGCCGGTGGATGTGGCGCTTGGCGCCGCGGGTCTCAGTGGCGCCGCTGTGCGGCGCGGGGCGGTGGAACTACGCCGGCGCTATCGGGAGAGCCAACTGTCCGACCGCGTCGCCGAGGCCGCCGAAGCCGCGGCCCGGGAATTGGCCGCCGCCCAAGAGGCCGTTGCCGGCTTCCCGGAGCTGCTGGAGGGACGTCCCCCTCGCCGTCATGTTCGCCGATCCTGGGTGATCGTGGCGGCCGCCGGCGCGGCACTGCTGGCGGGCGGGGTGGTGGCGGTGTTGATCCGCCGCTCGAACCGGCCTCAGGAGTCGTCGCCGCGCCCACCGAGCGTGGACGCACAGCACAAGATTTAG